A region of Brevundimonas sp. NIBR10 DNA encodes the following proteins:
- a CDS encoding DUF423 domain-containing protein produces MTLNRNLAVFAALNGAMAVMVGAFGAHGAGPAIKTLLTTGAHYQIVHALLALACAVWPLRSRLSDIAGWLAVVGGLVFCVAMILTGREPSFGAVAPVGGVLMIAAWLLLAFAALRNPPSRA; encoded by the coding sequence ATGACCCTGAACCGAAACCTCGCCGTCTTCGCCGCCCTGAACGGGGCCATGGCCGTCATGGTCGGAGCGTTCGGTGCCCATGGGGCCGGACCGGCGATCAAGACCCTGCTGACCACCGGCGCCCATTATCAGATCGTCCACGCCCTGCTGGCCCTGGCCTGTGCCGTCTGGCCCCTGCGCAGCCGCCTGAGCGACATCGCCGGCTGGCTGGCGGTCGTGGGCGGGCTGGTCTTCTGCGTGGCGATGATCCTGACCGGGCGGGAGCCGTCGTTCGGCGCCGTCGCCCCCGTCGGCGGGGTTCTGATGATTGCGGCTTGGCTTTTGCTCGCCTTTGCCGCATTGCGGAATCCTCCCTCCCGCGCCTGA
- a CDS encoding MFS transporter has product MKSSWRMALQYILVFGANGVSLPFIGLWLRARGLDGAEIGVLLAAPMLGRIVTGPAIALWADGFAHRRTAIAFLAVLGTAAYTAMPVVDGFVWWAPLWFVAATCAGALMPLSDVLTMRLAAREGFAFSVPRGFGSAAFVAANVLVGALLVTGSVDLVMVWLIAAGVLLIVWARFGLPAEPVLEGGPAAGLERFRGLHRLLTDPIFMAAIVAVGCIQASHAFYYGFSAILWKAAGVPESLTGLLWGASVVVEIAFMWWIDPWRRRMGIGPLLMLGLGAAGGVVRWGLFALEPPLWSLWPLQVLHTFTFAATFLAGVQLVERLSPPDSHTAAQTLSSMLSSGVLIGLATLASGPLFDRFGAGGYWAMAALAAVGGLVALGLGRSSRVRG; this is encoded by the coding sequence ATGAAGTCTTCATGGCGCATGGCGCTGCAATACATCCTGGTGTTCGGGGCCAATGGGGTCAGCCTGCCCTTCATCGGGCTGTGGCTCAGGGCGCGGGGCCTGGACGGGGCCGAGATTGGTGTGTTGCTGGCCGCGCCGATGCTGGGGCGGATCGTGACCGGCCCGGCGATCGCCCTGTGGGCCGACGGGTTTGCGCACAGGCGGACGGCGATCGCGTTTCTGGCGGTGCTCGGCACGGCCGCCTATACCGCCATGCCCGTCGTGGACGGGTTCGTATGGTGGGCACCGCTGTGGTTCGTCGCGGCGACCTGCGCCGGGGCCCTGATGCCGCTCAGCGACGTGCTGACGATGCGGCTGGCGGCGCGCGAGGGATTTGCCTTCTCCGTGCCGCGGGGGTTCGGGTCGGCGGCCTTCGTCGCGGCCAATGTCCTTGTGGGCGCGCTGCTGGTCACCGGGTCGGTCGATCTGGTGATGGTCTGGCTGATCGCGGCCGGGGTGTTGCTGATCGTCTGGGCGCGGTTTGGATTGCCTGCGGAGCCGGTGCTGGAGGGTGGGCCGGCGGCGGGGCTGGAGCGGTTTCGGGGCCTGCATCGGCTGCTGACCGATCCGATCTTCATGGCCGCCATCGTCGCGGTCGGCTGCATTCAGGCCAGCCACGCCTTCTACTACGGATTTTCCGCCATCCTGTGGAAGGCGGCAGGCGTGCCCGAGAGCCTGACCGGCCTGCTGTGGGGGGCGTCGGTCGTGGTCGAAATCGCCTTCATGTGGTGGATCGATCCGTGGCGGCGACGGATGGGTATCGGGCCGCTGCTGATGCTGGGTCTGGGCGCGGCCGGGGGCGTCGTCCGCTGGGGCCTGTTCGCGCTGGAGCCGCCGCTGTGGAGCCTGTGGCCCTTGCAGGTGCTCCACACCTTCACCTTCGCCGCGACCTTCCTGGCCGGAGTACAATTGGTCGAACGGCTGAGCCCGCCCGACAGTCATACGGCGGCCCAGACCCTGAGTTCGATGCTGTCATCGGGCGTGCTGATCGGCCTGGCGACCCTGGCGTCCGGGCCGCTGTTCGACCGGTTCGGAGCAGGGGGGTATTGGGCCATGGCGGCGCTGGCGGCGGTCGGCGGGTTGGTGGCGTTGGGGTTGGGACGGTCCAGCCGGGTCCGAGGCTGA
- a CDS encoding isocitrate lyase produces the protein MSYQDHIRQVGALIESKAGPWSGISAEAVARMRLQNRFQTGLDIARYTASIMRADMAAYDADPSQYTQSLGCWHGFIGQQKMISIKKHFGTTKGRYLYLSGWMIAALRSDFGPLPDQSMHEKTSVPALIEELYTFLRQADARELGMLFRDLDAARAAGDEVAAAKAQQAIDGHQTHVVPIIADIDAGFGNAEATYLLARKMIEAGACALQIENQVSDEKQCGHQDGKVTVPHEDFLAKVRACRYAFLELGVEDGIIVTRTDSLGAGLTKQIAVSNTPGDLGDQYNSFLDCEEISADQLSNGDVIINRDGKLLRPKRLPSNLFQFRAGTGEDRCVLDSITSLQNGADLLWIETEKPHVEQIAGMMDRIRAVIPDAKLVYNNSPSFNWTLNFRQQVFDAWSAEGKDVSAYDRAKLMSVDYDATPLGAEADERIRTFQADGAKRAGIFHHLITLPTYHTAALSTDNLAREYFGSQGMLGYVKAVQREEIRQGIACVKHQNMSGSDIGDDHKEYFAGEAALKAGGAHNTMNQFGEAA, from the coding sequence ATGTCATACCAGGATCACATCCGCCAAGTCGGCGCCCTGATCGAGTCCAAGGCCGGCCCATGGTCGGGCATCTCGGCCGAGGCCGTGGCGCGCATGCGGCTGCAGAACCGGTTCCAGACCGGCCTCGACATCGCCCGCTATACCGCCAGCATCATGCGCGCCGACATGGCCGCCTATGACGCCGATCCGTCGCAATACACCCAGTCGCTGGGCTGCTGGCACGGTTTCATCGGCCAGCAGAAGATGATCTCGATCAAGAAGCATTTCGGCACGACCAAGGGCCGTTATCTGTATCTGTCCGGCTGGATGATCGCCGCCCTGCGCTCGGATTTCGGCCCCCTGCCCGACCAGTCGATGCACGAGAAGACCTCGGTCCCGGCCCTGATCGAGGAGCTCTACACCTTCCTGCGTCAGGCCGATGCACGTGAGCTGGGCATGCTGTTCCGCGACCTGGACGCCGCCCGCGCCGCCGGTGACGAGGTCGCCGCCGCCAAGGCCCAGCAGGCGATCGACGGCCACCAGACCCACGTCGTCCCGATCATCGCCGACATCGACGCCGGCTTCGGCAATGCCGAGGCCACGTATCTGCTGGCGCGCAAGATGATCGAGGCGGGCGCCTGCGCCCTCCAGATCGAGAACCAGGTCTCCGACGAGAAACAGTGCGGCCACCAGGACGGCAAGGTTACGGTCCCGCACGAGGACTTCCTGGCCAAGGTCCGCGCCTGTCGCTACGCCTTCCTGGAACTGGGCGTCGAGGACGGCATCATCGTCACCCGCACCGACAGCCTGGGCGCCGGCCTGACCAAGCAGATCGCCGTGTCCAACACGCCGGGCGACCTGGGCGATCAGTACAACAGCTTCCTGGACTGCGAAGAAATCTCGGCCGATCAGCTGTCCAACGGCGACGTCATCATCAATCGCGACGGCAAGCTGCTGCGGCCCAAGCGCCTGCCCTCAAACCTGTTCCAGTTCCGCGCCGGAACGGGTGAAGACCGCTGCGTCCTGGATAGCATCACCTCCTTGCAGAACGGCGCCGACCTGCTGTGGATCGAGACGGAAAAGCCTCACGTCGAGCAGATCGCCGGCATGATGGACCGCATCCGCGCCGTCATCCCCGACGCCAAGCTGGTCTATAACAACTCGCCCTCGTTCAACTGGACGCTCAACTTCCGTCAGCAGGTGTTCGACGCCTGGTCGGCCGAGGGCAAGGACGTCTCGGCCTATGACCGGGCGAAACTGATGAGCGTCGATTACGACGCCACGCCTCTAGGGGCCGAGGCCGACGAACGCATCCGCACCTTCCAGGCGGACGGGGCGAAACGGGCGGGCATCTTCCACCATCTGATCACCCTGCCGACCTATCACACGGCCGCCCTGTCCACCGACAACCTGGCCCGCGAGTATTTCGGCAGCCAGGGCATGCTGGGCTACGTCAAGGCGGTCCAGCGCGAGGAGATTCGCCAGGGCATCGCCTGCGTGAAGCACCAGAACATGTCCGGCTCCGACATCGGCGACGACCACAAGGAGTATTTCGCCGGCGAAGCCGCCCTGAAGGCCGGCGGTGCCCACAACACGATGAACCAGTTCGGCGAAGCCGCCTGA
- a CDS encoding helix-turn-helix transcriptional regulator: MMTPRRLFVGPSLRRIRRDLGLTQADMAADLEVSASYIALLERNHRPLTADILLRLAQTYKIDMAALARSDGSEITARLHGVLKDPMFADIDLPPLENADLATNFPGVTEALLRLYTAYQEEHLALADRGVEALDGDEGAPDPVGEARRFLAARRNSFPTLDDAAERLGQTLTDEGGLAKHLLTRHGLTVRRLPTDVMVGSVRRLDLHRKQLLLDDALDAASRTFQMAQQVAHLEMADVMDAVVASATFATDSGERLTRRALASYAAAAIVMPYGAFARAAEAKRYDIEALARQFGTSFEQTAHRLTTLQKPGSERVPFFFIRVDPAGNVSKRLDGAGFPFARHGGGCPLWSVHSAFRTPREIVTQWLELPDGQRFFSIARTVTAGGGGFGAPRVERAIALGCAAEHAGRLVYADATPPAPTPIGVTCRLCHRTECTARSAPPIGRQILADDIRRTSAPFGFTDT, from the coding sequence ATGATGACGCCCCGCCGCCTGTTCGTCGGTCCCAGCCTGCGCCGGATTCGGCGTGACCTGGGCCTGACCCAGGCCGACATGGCGGCGGACCTGGAGGTATCGGCCTCCTACATCGCCTTGCTGGAGCGCAACCACCGGCCGCTTACGGCGGACATCCTGCTGCGGCTGGCCCAGACCTACAAGATCGACATGGCGGCGCTTGCCCGGTCGGACGGGTCGGAGATCACGGCGCGTCTGCACGGGGTGCTGAAGGATCCGATGTTCGCCGACATCGACCTGCCGCCGCTGGAGAACGCCGACCTGGCGACCAACTTCCCGGGCGTCACTGAGGCCCTGTTGAGGCTCTACACCGCCTATCAGGAGGAGCATCTGGCGCTCGCGGACCGCGGGGTCGAGGCGCTGGACGGAGATGAGGGCGCACCCGACCCGGTGGGGGAGGCGCGGCGGTTCCTGGCGGCGCGGAGGAACAGTTTCCCGACCCTGGACGACGCGGCCGAACGGCTGGGCCAGACCCTGACGGACGAGGGTGGGCTGGCGAAGCATCTGCTCACCCGTCACGGGCTGACGGTGCGCAGGCTCCCCACCGACGTCATGGTCGGGTCGGTGCGTCGGCTGGACCTGCACCGGAAGCAGCTGCTGCTCGACGACGCGCTCGACGCCGCCAGCCGCACCTTCCAGATGGCGCAGCAGGTCGCCCACCTTGAGATGGCCGACGTCATGGACGCCGTCGTAGCCTCCGCGACCTTCGCCACCGACAGCGGCGAACGGCTGACCCGGCGGGCCCTGGCCAGCTATGCGGCGGCGGCGATCGTCATGCCTTACGGCGCCTTCGCGCGGGCGGCGGAGGCGAAACGCTATGACATCGAGGCCCTGGCGCGACAGTTCGGGACCAGTTTCGAGCAGACCGCGCACCGGCTGACGACCTTGCAGAAGCCGGGGTCGGAGCGCGTGCCCTTCTTCTTCATTCGGGTCGATCCGGCGGGCAATGTGTCCAAGCGGCTGGACGGGGCGGGATTTCCGTTCGCCCGGCACGGGGGCGGCTGCCCGCTGTGGTCGGTGCATTCGGCGTTCCGCACGCCGCGCGAGATCGTCACCCAGTGGCTGGAACTGCCCGACGGCCAGCGGTTCTTCTCCATCGCCCGGACGGTGACGGCGGGTGGCGGGGGTTTCGGCGCACCCCGCGTGGAGCGGGCCATCGCGCTCGGCTGTGCGGCCGAGCATGCGGGTCGGCTGGTCTATGCCGATGCGACGCCCCCTGCGCCGACCCCCATCGGCGTGACCTGTCGGCTGTGCCACCGCACCGAATGCACGGCACGATCGGCCCCGCCGATCGGCCGCCAGATCCTGGCCGACGACATCCGGCGGACCTCGGCCCCGTTCGGGTTCACCGATACCTGA
- the uxaC gene encoding glucuronate isomerase, whose product MTQSLRLHPDRLFPVDPDTRGVARRLYAQIRDLPIISPHGHTDPSWFAGNENFANPAELLITPDHYVFRMLHSQGMAMEDLGVPRADGGPVETDPRAIWRRFASNYHLFRGTPSRMWHDWVYAEAFGIDVRLSAETADHYYDVIDAALKTEAFKPRALFERFNIEVITTTESPIDTLEHHKAIAASGWKGRVLTAYRPDPVVDPDYEGFRDNLKVLADQTGFDTLTWDGYLDAHRARRAVFASMGATSTDHGHPTAFTADLSKADAQALFARVSTGPATPADAELFRGQMLTEMAAMSVEDGLVMQLHPGSFRNHSATVFERFGRDKGCDIPTQTDYVRALKPLLDRFGSDTRLTLILFTLDETSYSRELAPLAGHYPALKLGPSWWFHDSPEGMRRFREQTTETAGFYNTVGFNDDTRAFLSIPARHDVARRMDCGFLAKLVVEHRMEEDEAHELAHALTYGLVKAAYRL is encoded by the coding sequence ATGACCCAGTCCCTTCGCCTTCATCCCGACCGCCTGTTCCCTGTCGATCCCGACACGCGCGGTGTGGCGCGGCGTCTGTATGCGCAGATCAGGGACCTGCCGATCATCAGCCCGCACGGGCACACGGACCCGTCGTGGTTTGCCGGCAATGAGAACTTCGCCAACCCGGCCGAGCTGCTGATCACGCCCGACCACTACGTCTTCCGCATGCTGCATTCGCAGGGGATGGCGATGGAGGATCTGGGGGTTCCGCGTGCCGACGGCGGTCCGGTCGAGACCGATCCGAGGGCGATCTGGCGGCGGTTCGCATCGAACTATCACCTGTTCCGGGGCACGCCGTCGCGGATGTGGCACGACTGGGTCTATGCCGAGGCCTTCGGCATCGACGTGCGGCTATCGGCCGAGACGGCGGACCACTATTACGACGTCATCGACGCGGCCCTGAAGACCGAGGCGTTCAAGCCGCGCGCCCTGTTCGAGCGGTTCAACATCGAGGTGATCACGACGACGGAATCGCCGATCGACACCCTGGAGCATCACAAGGCGATTGCGGCCTCGGGCTGGAAGGGGCGGGTCCTGACCGCCTATCGGCCCGATCCGGTGGTCGATCCCGACTATGAGGGGTTCCGCGACAATCTGAAGGTCCTGGCCGACCAGACCGGCTTCGATACCCTGACCTGGGACGGATACCTGGACGCGCACCGGGCGCGGCGGGCGGTCTTCGCGTCGATGGGGGCGACCTCGACCGACCATGGCCACCCGACCGCCTTCACCGCGGACCTGTCGAAGGCGGATGCGCAAGCCCTGTTCGCCCGCGTCTCGACGGGCCCCGCGACGCCTGCCGACGCCGAACTGTTCCGGGGCCAGATGCTGACCGAGATGGCGGCCATGTCGGTTGAGGACGGGCTGGTGATGCAGCTTCACCCCGGATCCTTCCGCAACCATTCGGCCACGGTGTTTGAGCGGTTCGGCCGGGACAAGGGCTGCGATATCCCCACCCAGACGGATTACGTCCGGGCGCTCAAGCCCCTGCTGGACCGGTTCGGCTCGGACACCCGCCTGACCCTGATCCTGTTCACGCTCGACGAGACGTCCTACAGCCGCGAACTGGCCCCGCTGGCCGGGCATTATCCGGCGCTGAAGCTGGGGCCCAGCTGGTGGTTCCACGACAGTCCCGAGGGGATGCGGCGGTTCCGCGAACAGACGACCGAGACGGCGGGCTTCTACAACACCGTCGGCTTCAACGACGATACGCGGGCCTTCCTGTCGATCCCGGCGCGGCACGATGTGGCGCGGCGGATGGACTGCGGCTTCCTCGCCAAACTGGTGGTCGAACACCGGATGGAGGAGGACGAGGCGCATGAGCTGGCCCATGCCCTGACCTATGGGCTGGTCAAGGCGGCCTACAGGCTGTGA
- a CDS encoding mannitol dehydrogenase family protein: MSRLSDASLSRLPAEVARPGYDRAAVRTGVVHLGIGAFHRAHQAVVFDDALASGDLRWGVLGASLRSPSVAEQLNPQDGLYTLVVRDGAEERLRIIGAGKEVMVGPQDPAALVAAMADADVHIVTLTVTEKGYRLDPATGDLMLDDPEVAADLIDISRPITAPGFIVAALKARKAAGLKPFTVISCDNLPHNGKRIRAGVLEMARRIDLDLADWIAAEGAFPQTMIDRIVPATIPDDIDRLEARLRFRDEGMVKAEPFTQWVVQDWFAGERPDFIAFGVQLTEAVEPWEDAKLRLLNGAHSAVSYLGALSGHAHVHEAVAQPALRAVVLRLWDEAQTTLNPPPGLDLAAYRTALMARFDNAALMHRTYQIAMDGSQKLPQRLLHTIEARLAADQSIDALALGVAAWMRWQDGVDEAGNPYVVQDPLAAETARLLVGADTDEARVDALLSLSAVFSAALVADKRFRSAVTAAYSGLRRDGALGTAARFLTA, from the coding sequence GTGAGCCGGCTGTCGGACGCTTCGCTGTCGCGCCTGCCGGCCGAGGTCGCCCGGCCCGGCTACGACCGGGCGGCGGTCAGGACCGGCGTGGTCCACCTGGGCATCGGGGCCTTCCACCGGGCGCACCAGGCGGTGGTGTTCGACGATGCCCTGGCGTCAGGCGACCTGCGCTGGGGGGTGCTGGGCGCGTCGCTGAGGTCGCCCTCGGTGGCCGAACAGCTGAACCCGCAGGACGGCCTCTATACCCTGGTGGTGCGCGACGGGGCCGAGGAGCGGCTGAGGATCATCGGGGCCGGCAAGGAGGTCATGGTGGGGCCGCAGGACCCGGCGGCGCTGGTGGCCGCCATGGCCGATGCGGACGTCCACATCGTCACCCTGACGGTGACCGAGAAGGGCTATCGCCTCGACCCGGCGACGGGCGACCTGATGCTGGACGACCCCGAGGTCGCGGCCGATCTGATCGACATCTCCAGGCCGATCACGGCACCCGGCTTCATCGTTGCGGCCCTGAAGGCGAGGAAGGCTGCGGGGCTCAAACCCTTCACGGTCATCTCTTGCGACAACCTTCCCCACAACGGCAAGCGGATCCGCGCCGGGGTGCTGGAGATGGCCCGGCGCATCGATCTGGACCTGGCCGACTGGATCGCGGCCGAGGGGGCCTTCCCCCAGACTATGATCGACCGGATCGTGCCCGCGACCATCCCCGACGACATCGACCGGCTGGAAGCGCGGCTCAGATTCCGCGACGAGGGCATGGTCAAGGCCGAGCCCTTCACCCAGTGGGTGGTGCAGGATTGGTTCGCGGGAGAACGTCCGGACTTCATCGCGTTCGGGGTCCAGCTGACCGAGGCCGTCGAGCCTTGGGAGGACGCCAAGCTGCGCCTGCTCAATGGCGCCCATTCGGCGGTATCCTATCTGGGCGCCCTGTCCGGCCACGCCCATGTGCATGAGGCCGTGGCCCAGCCGGCCCTGCGCGCCGTGGTGCTGCGCCTGTGGGACGAGGCCCAGACGACGCTGAACCCGCCGCCGGGGCTCGACCTCGCCGCCTATCGCACGGCCCTGATGGCCCGGTTCGACAACGCCGCCCTGATGCACCGGACCTATCAGATCGCCATGGACGGCTCCCAGAAGCTGCCGCAGCGCCTGCTGCACACCATCGAGGCCCGGCTGGCGGCCGATCAGTCCATCGACGCCCTCGCGCTCGGCGTCGCCGCCTGGATGCGCTGGCAGGACGGGGTGGACGAGGCGGGCAACCCCTATGTCGTTCAGGACCCGCTGGCGGCCGAGACGGCGCGATTGCTGGTTGGGGCGGATACGGATGAGGCGCGGGTCGACGCGCTGCTGAGCCTGTCGGCCGTGTTCTCGGCTGCGCTTGTGGCCGATAAGCGATTCAGGTCGGCGGTGACGGCGGCCTACAGCGGATTGCGGCGGGACGGAGCCCTGGGCACCGCGGCAAGGTTCCTGACCGCCTAA
- a CDS encoding rhamnogalacturonan acetylesterase: MRLTLKIAAASVALMASPALAQTTAPTPANVVPPAQPIRASKIILVGDSTTAVAGGWGPSFCAQHVTSFLTCTNLARGGRSSGNYRTEGSWDIALGEMSTPNYVATYVLIQFGHNDQPGKPGRSTDLATEFPANLKRYVEETRARGAIPVLVTPLTRRQFVDGQLQNDLDPWAEAIRRVAVETNTPLVDLNASSAAAVQALGPAMSARFAQAAPLPEVGAALLTGTTIPASGNAPVAPAPVAPNTPAVAVTAQNNAAVEPMGQAKLSFDYTHLGTVGADFFADLVTRDLVLAVPALRRALIL, from the coding sequence ATGCGCCTGACCCTGAAGATCGCGGCCGCCAGTGTCGCCCTCATGGCCTCCCCCGCTCTGGCCCAGACGACCGCCCCGACCCCCGCCAACGTCGTTCCGCCGGCCCAGCCCATCCGGGCGTCGAAGATCATTCTCGTCGGTGATTCCACCACCGCCGTCGCCGGCGGCTGGGGTCCAAGCTTTTGCGCACAGCACGTCACCTCGTTCCTGACCTGCACCAATCTGGCGCGCGGCGGACGGAGCAGCGGCAACTATCGGACCGAGGGGTCCTGGGACATCGCGCTGGGGGAGATGTCCACGCCCAACTATGTCGCCACCTATGTGCTGATCCAGTTCGGGCACAACGACCAGCCGGGCAAGCCGGGCCGCTCCACCGACCTCGCCACCGAGTTTCCCGCCAACCTGAAACGCTATGTCGAGGAGACCCGTGCGCGCGGTGCCATCCCCGTCCTGGTCACGCCCCTGACCCGCCGCCAGTTCGTAGACGGCCAGTTGCAGAACGACCTCGATCCCTGGGCCGAGGCCATCCGCCGGGTCGCCGTCGAAACCAATACGCCCCTGGTGGACCTGAATGCCTCCAGCGCCGCCGCCGTTCAGGCCCTGGGTCCTGCGATGTCGGCGCGCTTCGCCCAGGCCGCGCCGCTGCCCGAGGTCGGTGCCGCCCTGCTGACGGGGACCACCATCCCGGCGTCGGGCAACGCCCCGGTTGCACCCGCCCCGGTGGCACCGAACACCCCGGCGGTCGCGGTGACAGCCCAGAACAATGCGGCGGTCGAGCCGATGGGCCAGGCCAAGCTGTCGTTCGACTACACCCACCTGGGCACGGTCGGTGCCGACTTCTTCGCCGACCTGGTGACGCGTGACCTGGTCCTGGCTGTGCCGGCGTTGCGGCGGGCGTTGATCCTTTAG